CAGTGCCAACCAAAATAATTAGACGAACTCAAATGCATCAGTCTCACAGCTAACTTAACGACACAATAATGAGTACTAATATGATTGGCTTCAGACATTTAAGCATGTTGGCTGTCCCATTCCATTTTCGGTAAATGAAGATCTCATCAGATTGTCCAGATCAAGCACTCAAACGACATTAATAGATCCACTTGATGGAAGTCCACAAAGTTCATCCTCAGTCTACTCACTGGTGGAAACTGTCTGGGGGGTGATTGTTCAACCTGATTTTCTCAGACAGTCAGACTTAACAACAAAGGCTAATAGTTAACCATCTTATTCGTTCTTATTGATGAGAAAAAGCACTGAATACACACAGGAATTTCCTGCTTCTAGAATAAAAAATGGACAAGGAATATTCTTCTGGAAGAATGCAGGTTATAAATCTCTCTTCATAGGccagaaacataaaaaatcagAAGTATCTTGCACcttacaaaagtaaatcacgTAAATTCAGCTTCATAGTTAACAAAACAGTAGAGTTCAAGTCCATTTATATGTCTGTTTACCAAAATTAATTCGCTCGCATACACATGTatgcacaaaataaataatccacAAGACAGCATGTGGCTAACCAACCACGGtttctgttctttttctttttattagttgCGGCTAGAATATACTCAAGTCTCAACTTTTTTAACCTAgccaaaaatatttcaaaattgttAATCAAACTTTGGTCTAGAAAGTTGATTTTAGTAAAGGACGGTTGTAAGGTTTCTGCAGAACAGTTTGTCTGCAAATTACAAAATCTATGATGATAGATTTTCTCTTAAGTGCATATTAGCTTGGTCGAATGCCCTTAATGCGTGACTACTTGGAATACTTCCCTGTCTAAATTCTGTTTAAAGAAATGGTAGAATATATGCATTCTAGAAAATACTTCAGACAGAACTATTCATATGTTACTGAATAAAAGCATCACATGGACTGTACTAAGTCTTGGTTTCATCGTAAACCATGTGACAAAGGAAAGCATTTTTACCAAAACCCACATTAGCTGCATAGTTTCTATATACTCACTGAAAGcattatatgtaatatttgaaaagtaaaaatgTCAAGAAAAAGGATAGGACAAATTTCATGCTTCAACAGGCAACAAACTTGGACAAGAGTGTATTAAGTTTAACAAATCAATAACATACTAGTATTTGCTAAATACCAAAACATGGCTCATGAACTATGGAACTTCTACAAAATCGACAAAGTTGATGGAGGGAGATGTTTTAACCATGGAATTTtcatatgataaataaaaaaggagaaatATTAAGCAAAGCAAAAACACAAGTACATGGCTGGAAGTGGGGTCAATAATACTCACTTAACCCGCAAGTAGCATGAGGATATCTGTGGCAGGGGTGCATCTCCCTCCCTGAAACcattaatcaaaattaaaactcAATATATGAGATAAGAAGAACTGTTTAATATCAATTCTTTATCACACAAAAAGGAACGAAATCTCACTTATCATTAGAAGCAACTAATGCGAACCAGATTGGACTAAATCTTCTGTCATGCTTGCTATTCACATCAAGAGCTTGTCCTGTAATATTCAACCCCTTAGAGGCAGCAGCTCTTCTTTGTCGAGAACCTTGGAACTTTCTAGGTTTCATTGATCCTGATGGTACAGAAGACGGGTCATTTCCATCACCATGGCCTTTTGATTTATGACCAAGTCTCTTTCTTTTGGCTTTAGGCACATCTGATTCATTGTCGTGAGCATCAGGCAGTGCGGGTTTGGCCAATGTACCATGTAAGGTAAATTTAATAGATTTCGTTTTGTTTGCAGCTTCCACCAGGCAATTGATGGGTTTCCACAAATCCGTTTTCCCTTCACATGGTTCAGGATAGTCGTCTATACCTTTATTAGACATGTTTTGCTTAGATGGCTCAGCATTAGAAGGATTCTGCATCACGAAAAGATAATTGGCAAGGAAGATGTTATAAATTAAAGCAAACACATACTAATGTTCAGAGAATGAAATCCAGAATGCCCAAGTTATTAACTTCATATTTGTTTAGACAAACCACtaagaaaaagttaatattataattttataagacCCATCGGAActgaagtttttcttctttcaccTGCCGCCTATTTTGCCCAATTTCACATAGTCTCAGTTGAGCTTAAACTTACATGGCGATTTCCCACTTTCTTATCGTCTTCCTCCTTCCTAACAGGCTCATCAACAAAAAGAGTAGATTCTTGTAGAACAAGAGACTTTCTTGCAGCAGATTTTAATCTTCTTCCAATCAGACCAGGCCGGGCTGATAGTCTAGGTATGCTGAACCCCAACGAAGAGAGAGATCTCTCCTTCCTTTTTCCTGAACATGGAACTGAGGGCATCAACTCAGGTGAATCAGCTTTTTTCTCCAAAAGGGAAGACTTTAGCCCTTAAGCCTTGCAAAGTGTGGTCTGCCCTGCAGATCAGCAAAAAATTATAGCTTACTTCAAACAAACACAAACCATTTCAACGGTCAAAATCAttaacacttttttttcaatttttgttgtcTTTCGATGTAgagattttatgaaaatgatttctaaATACGACATAGTGAACAAACTGAACTGCAGCCTCAAGCATAGAATTGGCTTCACGTAGGCAAGCAATCAACACTCTGTACCCTTGGATTAGGGGGAGTGGTGGGGTTCATCCAGGCATCTCTGTCATAATTATGGATTTAATTAACATcaattatttttccattaataAATCAGAATGCTTCAGAAGAAGCCCCAAGTAGACCACGGAATTCAgtaatatccaaaaaaaaaaaaaaatatcttagggTCATCAAAATGGGATCTACTTATTACAAACCAAAGATACTGAAACAATAGACCAGCTATCCTGCAGAATGAACTACGTTTCAACAAGAATGAACCCTACTAAACTAGTTGATCAACAATTGAATAGCCTGCAGGACTTCCAACGCGACTAACTTCTCCCACAAGAAAAATACGCCATTTTCAGTAAAAAGATGCATAAGTTCAACAAAGTATGCTCTTTCAGAACAGAGCTTTGACATGAAACTTTCATTTTGACAAAGTATGTAAGCCCGCCAATATTCTTACATCGAACAGCTTCCAATCCATCACTTCTTTTAGGCACTAATAACTCAATAAACCTCAAAAAATAGTAAGAGACACCAAATTCTTAATATTCTGAATTTGTAGGAGTACTGATGAAATACCTTAATTTCTCCAGTGGAGCACAACCTAAATCTATATTGCACACGGGGCAGTGATTCAACTCCTCATCTGTTAACTTCTCGTATATGCAATTCCTGCAAACTGTgatcaaatttataaataacaaagCACCGGATATTTTTTAGTAGATACTTATAATGCAATTCATCCAACTTGCAGTGTAAGTTATACTGAAAGGAAACACAGCATTTAATGCAGACAATATGCTTCACCAAAAAACTGGAAAGGAAACCAGAGATTAtgtggaaaagaaaattttatcttAGCTTATGAACAGAGAGAGACAGATCCCAAGTCACATAACTAAAAAGCCCTACCAGCAGAAACAAATACTGGAGCAATGCATATCACATTTCTAGAGAGTGTTCCTGAACCATATTGTAATGACCCAAGAAAAGTCTAAGCCATACCGGGCCTATCCTCCAAAGGGACTGCTGAATGTTACAATTAGAGCCCCTTCAATCATTATAAAAGGCAAATTTACTGCAAAGAAACTTGTCAATGTTACAATTGGAATTATTTGAAATCATTACTAAGGGCAGTAACTtatccctccctccctctcaagTAATATTGAAACTCCTTCACTTTTCGCATTACTCAATTCGATGACTTCATACTGGAACACACTACATTATCAATCGGACGGCAAGAACACAATGGGACAGGATCCACCTCTGAAGCTGCCGTTCCAATTATCAGTAGAACATTCCTGCTCAAGCGTCAACAAGATTTCCAGAGGATTGCATTAAACAACCTCCTCTAGGTCCTGCTCCCCAACCCAAGGGCACAATCCAAAACTCCTGTCCATAAATTTTCCCGTCCTAGTCACAAGGGTCCACTCCCATAGCTTTGATTTGCCCAGGACATTCACTAACTTGTGTTTCCTAGAGTCCTTGACATTCGCCAAACACATTCACTAACTTATACACCATACGGCCATCCAAGTTATAAACCATACATTCACACGGTCATCGTTCATGaaagaaactagaaaaaaatatcttatgGGAAGTCTCAAAATTTCCTCTTGCTTGTTTCCGTCTACAAATTATTATATCTCAAAGCTCAAGTCCGCCAATACTCGGATATATGAAAACCCCTACACGATTAATAACATGAAGTGCATTATTCAAGTCGACTAACAATGAACCAAAGCGACAAGAATGCAATTGATCAGGAAAAGCCGCGTCACAAGAATACATACAAGATATATAGAAGACTTCAAATGCCAAGAACACATAGAACGTAAACCACAAAGATTCAAGAATAAAAGGAACGAATCGACTACTTAAACACCAAGATAAAAGAAGTGATTTAGAAACAAGAGTATATACAAGATAGAAAACTTCAAATGCCGAGAAAACATAGAACGTAAAACATAAAGGTTCAGGAATAAAAGGAACGAATAGACTActtaaaataagatagaaaaacTCAGAAATTGGAGGAACATAACCTTGAAAAACAGATGAGAAGTAGAGAGGCACTCACAGGTGTGAAGGCACTCAGATATGGTGGTGGCGTCTTCGAAGAGCTTATTGCATAAAGGACAGTTCATGCATACGGCGATTTTTTCCCTCTGTACCTTCACCGTCTGGCTtgccatcatcatcttcttcttcttcgtcctcTGACCCCACACACgcacaaaacaaacataaacaCCTCCTTATTCACGTACCCACATGATGCATGTCAACAACAGGCCACAAATCATGAGTTTTAACACCGTTATGGACGAGAAACCACGGCAATCACGAAGAAAAATCGTCCCCACAAAATGATAGTAATGGATGGGGTTCGACAATTTTCTTCTATTGGCTCTGCTTCCGTTAGGTAggcgagaaaaaaaaaagagagcgTGGAATATTTTTGGAGTCTTCGACGTGGTTCTCATACGATTTGGACAATGGCAAAGAGGTTGATGAAACGTTCGAGGCGCAATTGTAGAAACACTAAACTGTAACAAAATACCACCATGAAGCCCTTATAATGTTTCCTGTGTATGTTACAAAGGCTGAATGAGTTCGAGATCGAGTGGGACGCCTCTATGTAAAGAAAACAGGGGGGTAGCCGATAGGTTGCGCTCGTGGAGCCTACGGTGTTAACCTTTACACCATCCGTTCCTCCACgtcatattgttttttatttcctcGTGCCTGAGAAGCTCTTATGTGATGAGTTCTCATTGGCGTCGCAATGGGCAGCCGGCGTACATTAGCATGTCACGAGGTGGTCACGTGAACGGGGCGTGTTACTTTGGGTTTATTTTTGGACTCGGGTTGGgtaggtttttttttgtttttccaaattattcttttttggcGCAAAGTCAAAGCTGTCAGAGGGTGCGGCTGCCCAGCTCTTCTGAGATGGCatctaaaaaaaacatttagaaCCTGGAAAATACAAGTACAAGTAGAGCCCACCCCCTTATTTATGATTTCATGAACGGCTCTGATCTTATCTCACCTGGATGTGCCTAGCTGTTGTTGGTTTTGCTGGCCGCTCGAGGCACAGATAATGAAGATGGGTAACTCATGCAATTTGTATGCATTTTTTATACATGATAGAGAGAGTAGTGTGTATAGTGCATGAAAATGGTGTTTCATGGTCAAAGATAAGTATGAACATAATTCTGAATCACCAAGCCCTGCAATATCTGCATGTTATCATGTGCCAATGCATGAGCAGTCTACATCTGACACATGAGATGCTTTGAGTTCTacaactctatatatatatgcatgaccaATTGGAAATATTGTATTATGTAACGAATGGAAAAGGCAAAGGATGCGC
Above is a genomic segment from Juglans microcarpa x Juglans regia isolate MS1-56 chromosome 1D, Jm3101_v1.0, whole genome shotgun sequence containing:
- the LOC121260745 gene encoding LOW QUALITY PROTEIN: E3 ubiquitin protein ligase DRIP2 (The sequence of the model RefSeq protein was modified relative to this genomic sequence to represent the inferred CDS: inserted 2 bases in 1 codon), producing the protein MMMASQTVKVQREKIAVCMNCPLCNKLFEDATTISECLHTFCRNCIYEKLTDEELNHCPVCNIDLGCAPLEKLRADHTLQGLRAKVFXLLEKKADSPELMPSVPCSGKRKERSLSSLGFSIPRLSARPGLIGRRLKSAARKSLVLQESTLFVDEPVRKEEDDKKVGNRHNPSNAEPSKQNMSNKGIDDYPEPCEGKTDLWKPINCLVEAANKTKSIKFTLHGTLAKPALPDAHDNESDVPKAKRKRLGHKSKGHGDGNDPSSVPSGSMKPRKFQGSRQRRAAASKGLNITGQALDVNSKHDRRFSPIWFALVASNDKEGDAPLPQISSCYLRVKDGSLPVSFIKKYLVKKLDLDSEAEVEILLRGQPLISTQQLHNLVDLWLQTKPISERISTSVGSSAKDFVMVLSYVRKTAT